One genomic region from Entelurus aequoreus isolate RoL-2023_Sb linkage group LG14, RoL_Eaeq_v1.1, whole genome shotgun sequence encodes:
- the LOC133664415 gene encoding dynein light chain Tctex-type 1-like isoform X2 encodes MSAQSMCSCAPCTYVLTRQRTTLRQAVLLIKPTQAEMEEYNSGEECIEGVIGGTDYSQSKVNQWTASIVEQSLTHLVKQVKPFKYIVNCTIMQKSGAGLHTANSCYWDNTTDGSCTVRWENRTMYCVVGVFAVALQP; translated from the exons atgagtgcacaaag TATGTGTTCATGTGCTCCCTGCACCTACGTGTTGACGAGACAGA GAACAACATTACGACAAGCGGTCCTGCTGATAAAACCAACCCAGGCTGAAATGGAGGAATATAACTCTGGCGAAGAG TGCATCGAGGGCGTCATCGGCGGTACGGACTACAGCCAAAGTAAAGTAAACCAGTGGACCGCCAGCATTGTGGAACAGTCTTTGACTCATCTCGTCAAACAAGTCAAACCTTTCAAGTACATAG TTAACTGCACCATCATGCAGAAGAGCGGGGCTGGTCTCCACACGGCTAACTCCTGTTACTGGGACAACACCACGGACG GAAGCTGTACAGTCCGATGGGAAAACCGCACCATGTATTGCGTCGTCGGCGTCTTTGCTGTGGCTTTGCAGCCGTGA
- the LOC133664415 gene encoding dynein light chain Tctex-type 1-like isoform X1, with the protein MSAQSMCSCAPCTYVLTRQRTTLRQAVLLIKPTQAEMEEYNSGEEVLFNADDASNNIKECIEGVIGGTDYSQSKVNQWTASIVEQSLTHLVKQVKPFKYIVNCTIMQKSGAGLHTANSCYWDNTTDGSCTVRWENRTMYCVVGVFAVALQP; encoded by the exons atgagtgcacaaag TATGTGTTCATGTGCTCCCTGCACCTACGTGTTGACGAGACAGA GAACAACATTACGACAAGCGGTCCTGCTGATAAAACCAACCCAGGCTGAAATGGAGGAATATAACTCTGGCGAAGAG GTGCTCTTCAATGCTGATGACGCCAGTAACAACATTAAAGAG TGCATCGAGGGCGTCATCGGCGGTACGGACTACAGCCAAAGTAAAGTAAACCAGTGGACCGCCAGCATTGTGGAACAGTCTTTGACTCATCTCGTCAAACAAGTCAAACCTTTCAAGTACATAG TTAACTGCACCATCATGCAGAAGAGCGGGGCTGGTCTCCACACGGCTAACTCCTGTTACTGGGACAACACCACGGACG GAAGCTGTACAGTCCGATGGGAAAACCGCACCATGTATTGCGTCGTCGGCGTCTTTGCTGTGGCTTTGCAGCCGTGA
- the LOC133664415 gene encoding dynein light chain Tctex-type 1-like isoform X3, with amino-acid sequence MRGRGTTLRQAVLLIKPTQAEMEEYNSGEEVLFNADDASNNIKECIEGVIGGTDYSQSKVNQWTASIVEQSLTHLVKQVKPFKYIVNCTIMQKSGAGLHTANSCYWDNTTDGSCTVRWENRTMYCVVGVFAVALQP; translated from the exons GAACAACATTACGACAAGCGGTCCTGCTGATAAAACCAACCCAGGCTGAAATGGAGGAATATAACTCTGGCGAAGAG GTGCTCTTCAATGCTGATGACGCCAGTAACAACATTAAAGAG TGCATCGAGGGCGTCATCGGCGGTACGGACTACAGCCAAAGTAAAGTAAACCAGTGGACCGCCAGCATTGTGGAACAGTCTTTGACTCATCTCGTCAAACAAGTCAAACCTTTCAAGTACATAG TTAACTGCACCATCATGCAGAAGAGCGGGGCTGGTCTCCACACGGCTAACTCCTGTTACTGGGACAACACCACGGACG GAAGCTGTACAGTCCGATGGGAAAACCGCACCATGTATTGCGTCGTCGGCGTCTTTGCTGTGGCTTTGCAGCCGTGA
- the LOC133664406 gene encoding endoplasmic reticulum membrane adapter protein XK-like isoform X2 codes for MCLEAFWLYGSVGRVEDTYVSITRKKQLHRTGSTEEVEHQVGQAEGKLITHRAAFARTSVIQAFLGSAPQLSLQLYICVMERGLSVGRVTLMLISLLSIVYGAMRCNILAIKIKYDDYDVNLQPMAYVCIFLWRGCEIATRVMVLVLFSSVLKKWVLPVIAVNFLVFFFYPWLLFWKGHSPFPENIEKTLSRLGTAVTLCMLTFLYAGINMFCWSGVQVKLDDPDLISKSQNWYRMAVFYMVRFIENASMLLLWYIYRTDFYHILWVPLLMPLLLAAYVAAIFFMLIFYQFFHPCRRLFSTSISHDLRDCCAFFCLTCRSPEEGDKPRKAPGAADVRCDIPDAANGNNSCTLAP; via the exons AT GTGTCTGGAGGCGTTCTGGCTCTACGGCAGCGTGGGCCGCGTGGAGGATACTTATGTCAGCATCACCAGGAAGAAGCAGCTGCACCGCACAGGCTCCACGGAGGAGGTGGAGCACCAGGTGGGGCAGGCCGAAGGCAAGCTGATCACGCACCGGGCGGCGTTCGCACGCACCTCCGTCATCCAGGCCTTCCTGGGCTCCGCCCCCCAGCTCAGCCTGCAGCTCTACATCTGCGTGATGGAGCGAGGCCTGTCTGTGGGACGAG TCACTCTGATGCTAATCTCGTTGCTCTCCATCGTGTACGGAGCGATGCGCTGCAACATCCTGGCCATCAAAATCAAGTACGACGACTACGACGTGAACTTGCAGCCCATGGCCTACGTGTGCATCTTCCTGTGGCGCGGCTGCGAGATCGCCACCCGCGTGATGGTGCTGGTCCTCTTCAGCTCCGTGCTGAAGAAGTGGGTGCTGCCCGTGATCGCCGTCAACTTCTTGGTCTTCTTCTTCTACCCGTGGCTCCTCTTCTGGAAGGGCCACTCGCCCTTCCCGGAGAACATCGAGAAGACGCTGTCGCGGCTGGGCACCGCCGTCACGCTGTGCATGCTCACCTTCCTGTACGCCGGCATCAACATGTTCTGCTGGTCGGGCGTGCAGGTGAAGCTGGACGACCCGGACCTGATCAGCAAGTCCCAGAACTGGTACCGCATGGCCGTGTTTTACATGGTGCGCTTCATCGAGAACGCCTCCATGCTGCTGCTGTGGTACATCTACAGGACGGACTTCTACCACATCCTCTGGGTGCCGCTGCTGATGCCCCTGCTGCTGGCGGCCTACGTCGCCGCCATTTTCTTCATGCTGATCTTCTACCAGTTCTTCCACCCGTGTCGGAGGCTCTTCAGCACCAGCATCAGTCACGACCTCAGGGACTGCTGCGCTTTTTTCTGCCTGACGTGCAGGTCTCCGGAGGAAGGCGACAAGCCTCGCAAGGCGCCTGGGGCCGCCGACGTACGCTGCGACATTCCCGACGCGGCAAACGGCAACAACAGCTGCACTTTGGCGCCATAA
- the LOC133664406 gene encoding endoplasmic reticulum membrane adapter protein XK-like isoform X1, which translates to MRLPSSIFVSVSLFTAEATAAIYLSSTYSSAGDRFWLNLTLLFTLLPSLLVQLTLIFIHRDLSQDKPLLLLLHILQLGPIIRCLEAFWLYGSVGRVEDTYVSITRKKQLHRTGSTEEVEHQVGQAEGKLITHRAAFARTSVIQAFLGSAPQLSLQLYICVMERGLSVGRVTLMLISLLSIVYGAMRCNILAIKIKYDDYDVNLQPMAYVCIFLWRGCEIATRVMVLVLFSSVLKKWVLPVIAVNFLVFFFYPWLLFWKGHSPFPENIEKTLSRLGTAVTLCMLTFLYAGINMFCWSGVQVKLDDPDLISKSQNWYRMAVFYMVRFIENASMLLLWYIYRTDFYHILWVPLLMPLLLAAYVAAIFFMLIFYQFFHPCRRLFSTSISHDLRDCCAFFCLTCRSPEEGDKPRKAPGAADVRCDIPDAANGNNSCTLAP; encoded by the exons ATGCGACTGCCTAGCTCCATCTTTGTGTCGGTGTCTCTGTTCACGGCCGAGGCCACTGCGGCGATCTACCTGAGCTCGACGTACAGTTCGGCCGGGGACAGGTTCTGGCTCAATCTCACCCTGCTCTTTACGCTGCTGCCGTCCCTGCTGGTGCAGCTCACCCTCATCTTCATCCACCGGGACCTGAGCCAGGACAAGCCGCTCCTACTGCTGCTGCACATCCTGCAGCTCGGACCCATCATCAG GTGTCTGGAGGCGTTCTGGCTCTACGGCAGCGTGGGCCGCGTGGAGGATACTTATGTCAGCATCACCAGGAAGAAGCAGCTGCACCGCACAGGCTCCACGGAGGAGGTGGAGCACCAGGTGGGGCAGGCCGAAGGCAAGCTGATCACGCACCGGGCGGCGTTCGCACGCACCTCCGTCATCCAGGCCTTCCTGGGCTCCGCCCCCCAGCTCAGCCTGCAGCTCTACATCTGCGTGATGGAGCGAGGCCTGTCTGTGGGACGAG TCACTCTGATGCTAATCTCGTTGCTCTCCATCGTGTACGGAGCGATGCGCTGCAACATCCTGGCCATCAAAATCAAGTACGACGACTACGACGTGAACTTGCAGCCCATGGCCTACGTGTGCATCTTCCTGTGGCGCGGCTGCGAGATCGCCACCCGCGTGATGGTGCTGGTCCTCTTCAGCTCCGTGCTGAAGAAGTGGGTGCTGCCCGTGATCGCCGTCAACTTCTTGGTCTTCTTCTTCTACCCGTGGCTCCTCTTCTGGAAGGGCCACTCGCCCTTCCCGGAGAACATCGAGAAGACGCTGTCGCGGCTGGGCACCGCCGTCACGCTGTGCATGCTCACCTTCCTGTACGCCGGCATCAACATGTTCTGCTGGTCGGGCGTGCAGGTGAAGCTGGACGACCCGGACCTGATCAGCAAGTCCCAGAACTGGTACCGCATGGCCGTGTTTTACATGGTGCGCTTCATCGAGAACGCCTCCATGCTGCTGCTGTGGTACATCTACAGGACGGACTTCTACCACATCCTCTGGGTGCCGCTGCTGATGCCCCTGCTGCTGGCGGCCTACGTCGCCGCCATTTTCTTCATGCTGATCTTCTACCAGTTCTTCCACCCGTGTCGGAGGCTCTTCAGCACCAGCATCAGTCACGACCTCAGGGACTGCTGCGCTTTTTTCTGCCTGACGTGCAGGTCTCCGGAGGAAGGCGACAAGCCTCGCAAGGCGCCTGGGGCCGCCGACGTACGCTGCGACATTCCCGACGCGGCAAACGGCAACAACAGCTGCACTTTGGCGCCATAA